The proteins below are encoded in one region of Borrelia duttonii Ly:
- a CDS encoding YggT family protein, whose protein sequence is MITETLIVFLNIYRILILIRILLSWLVSSGISSNAFFKFIYNVTEPFLSVFRSIRFFRFGIYDFSPIAALITITITERMLSYGNYKLSTFIVLFIMEAWGILRSIFFALIFFFVLRVVFLFLHLFDGTDFMKSVDFLLVPLSFKIKNIVTDKHMSYAVSLIVAASLLLAFIIIFEQAIMAINILSFYLPF, encoded by the coding sequence GTGATAACAGAGACTTTAATTGTATTTTTGAACATTTATAGAATTTTAATTTTAATTAGAATTCTTCTTAGTTGGTTGGTATCCTCAGGAATTAGTTCTAATGCATTTTTTAAATTTATATATAATGTAACAGAGCCATTTTTATCTGTTTTTAGAAGCATTAGATTTTTTAGATTTGGTATTTATGATTTCTCACCAATTGCGGCTTTAATTACTATTACGATAACCGAGAGAATGTTATCTTATGGTAATTATAAGCTTTCTACGTTTATAGTATTATTTATTATGGAAGCTTGGGGAATACTTAGAAGTATTTTTTTTGCTCTTATTTTTTTCTTTGTTTTAAGAGTGGTATTTCTGTTTTTACATTTATTTGATGGTACTGATTTTATGAAAAGTGTTGATTTTTTGTTAGTGCCGTTATCTTTTAAGATAAAAAATATAGTTACAGATAAGCATATGTCTTATGCCGTTAGTTTAATTGTAGCAGCATCATTATTGTTAGCATTTATAATTATTTTTGAGCAAGCTATAATGGCTATTAATATTTTAAGCTTTTATTTGCCTTTTTAG
- the recG gene encoding ATP-dependent DNA helicase RecG: MFLHEFQYGLQGINGLGSRGIDRLNNIRITNVKELIEYYPKKYEDRKNMAAFPDPLQVRICELMTIFTVIEHRDFGNTFKRNLKIIGRSENSELFEILLFNRSFLERIFKIGQKFYIYARFSYNDYTKMWSCSNFDSEIFSYNPVKFKKIMPVYSLSEGLSSKKISSYVKGALAYFVKFGQSDIPKFLINKYSLLSLHEALNEIHFPSSLEMLRRAKKTLVYREIFLLQFFSRGKSYRVFLRAEKNLSNDLLKQIISKLSFELTRDQKIAITEIINDLKNNKPMNRLLQGDVGSGKTLVAFLSSIPLIEAGYQVAFMVPTDLLARQHYNSLTNILKDFDISVVLLTGSLKKKDRDEVLEKIQSGICSLVIGTHAIFSQGTKFKNLAYVIIDEQHKFGVEQREELRNKGEEVDVLLMSATPIPRSLALTLFGDLEVSLIKRGPEGRLPVTTYLAKHGNEEKVYEFLKNELGKGHQVYFVYPLISSSEKFNLKDATSMCLNLQNIFVEYSVAMIHSKLESYVKEEIMHNFYLKKIDILVATSVIEVGIDCPNATCMVVEHAERFGLSTLHQIRGRVGRSNLKSFFFLLYKEPLTEAGKFRLKTIKENTDGFKIAEEDLKLRGPGNLFGLEQSGYFNLRISDFVEHKEIIGLMRAELDIFCSNRDFYDKSDVKLLDSLLVSYLSSVSKGS, from the coding sequence GTGTTTTTGCATGAATTTCAGTATGGCTTACAAGGCATTAATGGTCTTGGCAGTAGGGGAATTGATAGATTAAATAATATTAGAATTACAAATGTTAAAGAGCTAATAGAATATTATCCAAAAAAATATGAAGATCGTAAAAATATGGCAGCATTTCCAGATCCATTACAAGTTAGAATTTGTGAACTTATGACGATTTTTACTGTTATAGAACATAGAGATTTTGGAAATACTTTTAAGAGAAATTTAAAGATTATAGGTAGGAGTGAAAATAGTGAGTTATTTGAAATTCTTTTGTTTAATAGGAGTTTTTTAGAGCGAATTTTTAAGATAGGTCAAAAGTTTTATATTTATGCTAGGTTTAGTTATAACGATTATACTAAGATGTGGAGTTGTTCTAATTTTGATAGTGAGATATTTAGTTATAATCCTGTAAAATTTAAAAAAATTATGCCTGTTTATTCTCTTAGTGAGGGACTTAGTTCTAAAAAAATATCTTCTTATGTGAAAGGTGCTCTTGCGTATTTTGTAAAATTTGGACAATCAGATATTCCTAAATTTTTGATAAATAAATATTCATTATTGTCTTTGCATGAAGCTTTAAATGAGATTCATTTTCCAAGTTCTCTTGAAATGCTTAGGAGAGCAAAAAAAACTTTAGTTTATAGAGAGATTTTTTTACTTCAATTTTTTTCAAGGGGTAAGAGTTATAGGGTTTTCTTAAGAGCAGAAAAAAATTTATCTAATGATTTGTTAAAACAAATTATTTCAAAACTTTCATTTGAACTTACAAGGGATCAAAAAATTGCAATTACTGAAATAATTAATGATCTTAAAAATAACAAACCAATGAATAGACTCTTACAGGGTGATGTTGGAAGTGGTAAAACCCTTGTTGCTTTTCTATCTAGTATTCCTTTAATTGAAGCTGGATATCAAGTTGCATTTATGGTGCCTACTGATCTATTAGCACGTCAACATTATAATAGTTTGACAAATATATTAAAAGATTTTGATATTTCTGTGGTTCTTTTGACTGGAAGTTTGAAAAAAAAAGATAGAGATGAGGTTTTAGAAAAGATTCAAAGTGGAATTTGTAGTTTGGTAATTGGGACTCATGCTATTTTTTCTCAAGGGACAAAGTTTAAAAATTTGGCTTATGTCATTATTGATGAACAGCATAAGTTTGGAGTTGAACAAAGAGAAGAGCTTAGAAATAAAGGTGAAGAAGTTGATGTTCTTTTAATGTCAGCAACGCCTATTCCTAGAAGCTTAGCTTTAACCCTTTTTGGAGATCTTGAAGTGTCTTTAATTAAAAGGGGTCCTGAGGGTAGACTACCTGTTACTACATATTTGGCAAAACATGGCAATGAGGAAAAGGTATATGAATTTTTAAAAAATGAACTTGGAAAAGGACATCAGGTTTATTTTGTATATCCTTTAATATCATCTTCAGAAAAGTTTAATCTAAAGGATGCTACTAGTATGTGTTTAAATCTTCAAAATATTTTTGTTGAATATTCTGTTGCTATGATTCATTCTAAGCTTGAATCTTATGTGAAGGAAGAAATTATGCATAATTTTTATTTAAAGAAAATTGATATCCTGGTTGCAACGAGTGTTATTGAAGTTGGTATTGATTGTCCCAATGCAACTTGTATGGTGGTAGAACATGCAGAACGTTTTGGACTCTCTACATTACATCAAATTAGAGGACGTGTTGGTAGGAGTAATTTAAAGTCTTTTTTCTTTTTGCTTTATAAGGAACCTTTAACGGAAGCAGGTAAATTTAGACTTAAAACTATAAAGGAAAATACAGATGGATTTAAAATAGCAGAGGAAGATCTTAAATTAAGAGGGCCTGGAAATTTATTTGGTCTTGAACAGAGTGGCTATTTCAATCTTAGGATATCTGATTTTGTTGAGCATAAAGAAATTATAGGTTTAATGAGAGCAGAACTTGATATATTTTGTTCAAATAGAGATTTTTATGATAAATCAGATGTTAAGTTGCTAGATAGCCTTTTAGTATCATATTTAAGTTCAGTTTCTAAGGGTAGTTAA
- a CDS encoding M15 family metallopeptidase has product MISFNIFSLIFLVSNLINNPSLEANTISKQDFQTLLNIIKTLDQVHQKQIKEQPISFIQELKPLLEAEKNNLLILVNKKIPIPKGYNPTDLVYLKNFKELKNIGKENLKLRKILINDLIDLINAGKKNGLQIKIISAYRTKEYQNFLFKYNVKTYGIKSAQIQSAISNHSQHQLGTTIDFINTDDNLLNTKEGKWLYENSSKYGFSLSYPKKHEKETGYKAEPWHYMYIGKQACALQKKYFNNLQYKFLEFWNNNKKELLKLIQKYKN; this is encoded by the coding sequence ATGATATCTTTTAATATTTTTTCACTAATTTTTTTAGTTAGTAATTTAATTAATAACCCTTCTTTAGAAGCAAATACAATATCAAAACAAGATTTTCAAACTTTACTTAATATCATAAAAACTCTAGATCAAGTTCATCAAAAACAAATAAAAGAACAACCTATCTCATTTATTCAAGAACTAAAACCATTACTTGAAGCGGAAAAAAACAATTTACTAATACTTGTAAATAAAAAAATCCCTATTCCTAAAGGATATAACCCAACTGACTTGGTTTATTTAAAAAATTTCAAAGAACTTAAAAACATTGGCAAAGAAAACCTCAAATTAAGAAAAATATTAATAAATGACTTAATTGATCTTATAAATGCAGGCAAAAAAAATGGTTTACAAATAAAAATAATATCAGCATATAGAACAAAAGAATACCAAAATTTTTTATTCAAATATAATGTAAAAACATATGGCATAAAGTCAGCACAGATACAATCAGCAATTTCTAATCACTCACAACACCAATTAGGAACAACAATAGATTTTATCAATACAGATGATAACCTATTAAATACAAAAGAAGGAAAATGGCTTTATGAAAACTCATCAAAATATGGATTCTCATTATCATATCCAAAAAAACATGAAAAAGAAACTGGTTATAAAGCAGAACCTTGGCATTACATGTACATTGGAAAACAAGCATGTGCCCTACAAAAAAAATATTTTAATAATTTACAATATAAATTTCTTGAATTTTGGAATAATAACAAAAAAGAACTCTTAAAGTTAATTCAAAAATATAAAAATTAA
- a CDS encoding MATE family efflux transporter: MHSLSKSKKSSVYRDVFNIAIPTVIEFFLFNIVAFTDNIMVSYLGDYPVVGVSLANKLFELFSTIAFAVMGAYNILATRQYSQGDIDSFKNTFFISIAILLFFSFLFILVSLFYSYFLLGLLSDDLIAVSYGVSYLNIAVYSFIFAVVKGIIANSLKVVKVTKIQIVTSVISVIVNIVFNYMFIFVLNMGVIGAAIATTLVRLLELIFYLFYTVFNVNSHFYLKFENLKINPVIFSELIKVFVPIFLNDFIWYIGYFVLSAIFSRIDTAKYAAYSITFSTYFIGFNIVHAFCFAVNIVMGHEMNNDKDEIMSVAIYLGKIGLALAALTSIIMFTLSFIAPYVFYKLEYASLTGVMLRYYSISAFFTSLAFQYLFGFFRAGASPNFGAVMEGAVTLIYTIPIAYFLANYTQTPFELVVFIPTLEDVIKFGISLPYFYSTKWIKSIRTG; this comes from the coding sequence ATGCATTCATTAAGCAAATCCAAGAAAAGCAGTGTTTATCGAGATGTTTTTAATATTGCAATTCCAACAGTCATTGAATTCTTTTTGTTTAATATTGTTGCATTTACAGATAATATTATGGTGTCTTACCTTGGTGATTATCCTGTTGTTGGTGTTTCTCTTGCAAATAAATTGTTTGAGTTATTTAGTACTATTGCATTTGCTGTAATGGGAGCTTATAATATATTGGCTACAAGGCAATATTCGCAAGGTGATATTGATAGTTTTAAAAATACATTTTTTATTAGTATTGCAATACTTTTATTTTTTTCTTTTTTATTTATATTAGTTTCATTATTTTATTCATATTTTTTACTTGGATTGTTATCTGATGATTTAATAGCCGTATCTTATGGTGTATCTTATCTGAATATTGCTGTTTATTCTTTTATATTTGCCGTTGTTAAGGGAATTATTGCGAATTCTCTAAAAGTTGTTAAGGTTACTAAAATTCAGATTGTTACTTCTGTTATTTCAGTTATTGTAAATATAGTTTTTAATTATATGTTTATTTTTGTTTTGAATATGGGAGTAATTGGTGCTGCTATTGCAACTACATTGGTTCGTTTACTTGAGCTTATTTTTTATCTTTTTTATACTGTTTTTAATGTAAATTCACATTTTTATCTTAAGTTTGAAAACTTAAAAATCAATCCTGTAATATTTTCTGAGTTAATTAAAGTTTTTGTTCCAATCTTTTTAAATGATTTTATTTGGTATATAGGATATTTTGTTTTAAGTGCGATCTTTTCAAGAATTGATACTGCTAAATATGCAGCTTATAGCATAACTTTTTCTACTTATTTTATTGGATTTAATATAGTTCATGCTTTTTGTTTTGCTGTTAATATTGTGATGGGACATGAAATGAATAATGATAAGGATGAAATAATGTCTGTTGCAATATATTTGGGTAAAATAGGTCTTGCTTTGGCCGCCTTAACTTCTATTATAATGTTTACTTTATCATTTATAGCTCCTTATGTTTTTTATAAATTAGAGTATGCTAGCCTTACGGGGGTTATGTTAAGATATTATTCCATTTCAGCTTTTTTTACATCACTTGCATTTCAATATTTATTTGGGTTTTTCCGTGCAGGTGCATCTCCAAATTTTGGGGCTGTTATGGAGGGTGCTGTAACTTTAATTTATACAATTCCCATTGCATATTTTTTAGCAAATTATACTCAAACTCCTTTTGAACTTGTTGTATTTATTCCAACTCTTGAAGATGTCATTAAATTTGGCATTTCTTTACCTTATTTTTATAGTACTAAATGGATTAAGTCTATTAGAACAGGTTAA